In Citrus sinensis cultivar Valencia sweet orange chromosome 3, DVS_A1.0, whole genome shotgun sequence, the sequence aaataaaagtcgACAATAAAAAACATTGCTTGATCCAGAAGCAAATTAAATAGAGTTTGACATAAATACAATCTATGAAAATgtagaaatattttgtaattaaaattttagaggaTAGAGAAGAGTTAGAtagagtttaaattttaaaaaaactttatcTATAAAAGACTATAAAGCATAAGCCTCTCATAGTGTAagacactaaaaaaaaaaaatagcaaagaGGGGAAGAGACCTCAGTAAAGTAACAAAAGACTACAAATCTTTCATCATGACTATCATGCTTCTCTCAATAACTGATGATTGTAGCAAAATGAGGGGATTCACGCACATATCGGCAACAATGACACTTCTCTATCAGGCCTGCATAAATTGTAATTTCATAATGCAAAAAAATAGGAATTCCATTTAAAGTCATAATTGGAGGCTTGTGAAATAATTGAGAAGGTCAAATATTATCATCATAGATAGTATTGCATTGAATGTGCAAGCCTCTATGATTGATGTGCCTTtgatcttaattaattaaaaataaaaaatatgtgaaCCGTAgatatttatttagatttttttttaattcctaaACTTAAttccttttgatttttgaacGGCTGGCATAGCCACAAGAGtaattactataatttttgGTAGAGAATATTACAGAGTAATTCTTATCCTGaggtatatttttatttcacatgttATTAGCTTTTATTGTGaggtatatttttattttacatgctAGCCCAACTTAGATTCATATGATAACGTAGTAAATGGAATATTTTATCCGATTTTATCTAGTAAATTAGTAATATATAGATTGTTAATAAACTTatcatgataaaaaaaaaaattctttatcgAATGCCGCTAGTATCTGGtagaagaatttttatttccttgttgggaaaaaaaataaataaatatgacaattttttttaaatctcacTTATTTTTTAGACTAAAAATCTTACGATCAATGCAATGAATGTgatgttttatttatctttattatagattaaataaatcacatgaatgggaattaaaataaaaaatatgaaaaaaattaatgataaaaatattttgcttgtacttttttatgttataagcattttcttataataaatatataagaaaaatattatgaaatgataaaaaaaaattataagataaataataaaatatttttcttgtactttttacatgtaattttaaaatattataaatattaattataagaaaacgtttacaaaataaaaaagtacaagaagttttctattattattatttttattcatatcaaaacatatattcttgtttttaatacttaattttttttattttaatttccatttatgtgatttgtttaatctataataaatataaataaaagtgtatttgaaaataaagacaatattgtaaatttatgcTGTCAAGAGATTATTggttattatgaaaataatagagGGTAAATGGTATATATTGATTATGAGAAATTGACAATCTTcccttataaataatttttaaaaaaagaatagtaaTAAATGACGAAATTAAATTTGTCAATAATGAGGATATGAATTGGCAGTCCAATTACGAATGAGCACCACCGTTGATGTATTAAAAAGGAGCATATCTTATCATGTTGATTTTGAGGATCTTACTAATCACTACAATTGGATCAACTTTGGATCAAAGGGTAAACAGATTTTCCAGATAAAGAGGCAAATAAAAATAGGGAGATTGAATTTTCAAGCAGAGAATTCACATTAAATTTGATCGCACAAGGAATATTGATGTAACAACTTGAGATAATCAATATTGTTCTACTCTGATTGCATCTCTCAGCATTTCATAAGCATCTTTTGGCCGTGATACCTTCACACCAGCAGTGAACCAAAGTTTATCAGACTTGTAACTCTCAACAGCCACACCTGTGACTTTAACCCAAACAAGCACCTTAATCTTCATTCCTTCAACTCCAGACAGCTTTCCCCTTGACAATGTCCCTTTGACGCGAGTCGCGTATCTTACAACAGATGAGTCCTTGAAGCTCACCGCACATGGAGATGGCAAGTATACGATCAGCTTTGATCGCGATTCATCAAAGTCATAACATGTTATGTTCCGGGGAAAGAGTCCGGGGGGAATATTGCACTCGCGGAGAAGATCCGGCAATGCCTTAAGTGGCTTACCtatttaaacaaattgaaaaaattagtcAATAAGTTTGTTCATTTCTAAGAATGCGTGCATGTTATTGCTTGTTTGTTGAGTTGAATTGAGGTAAAAGTACTACATACCTTTGAGCATGCTGAATATCAATTTTGCCTTTTCCTCAAGAGTGTTTGATAAAGACTGGAATTGCAAGCAACACGTATGATAAAAACACAATAGGCATGAAGAAATGAATATATTGATGAAAGGCTCAAAACAATGATGCATTCATCGACATATCAAACAAGATCTTTGAGTAATTAatcaacaagaaaaacaaCCAAGAATGCAAGATTTGttatgttatattaataatgcaatttgaaataaaatatagggtgcgtttgggattgaggtgctaTGCTATAATTGCtgtggaaaaaaattttaactatgaaacaaaaattaataatatatagtaaatgtaaattttaaataataattttgataaaattattaaagatataatagatttttttattatacaaatggaaaatcatatcaacataactttCAAGTTACAGCAGCTAATGTtcaccaaacactttagtactGTAGCTTTAAAGGTATAGCTGtccaacctcaattccaaacgcaCCCATAATGTattgtataaattatgaaCGACACATATAGAGAGGTCTTGGGTAATGTGGGAGAGTTCTTCTTTGGCTTTCTTGGAAACCCAGAAGGTACCAACTTTTGTTAGtcttttccatttaatttcttttttctcttcactCACAAGCTTTTCTCAGTTGAAGAATGAAAGAGAAGATTAGATGCTATTAGAGCTAGCCAGACCACAAGCTTCAGAAAATCTCTGTCTCTCTGCTAAAACGCTATACAATGGACAAACAAGATGTCCCtatgtgaaaaaattagataaaagttattaaaaaaaaaaggaacatctatgcaagaaaataaataatttcatttaagaaCTTATTATCTGTATGTCGTGtgattataatttacaaaCTTGTAAATTCAACCAAAATCTTAATTCCGCCACTCCTCAAACCAAAttttgagggaaaaaaaatcttctttaatttatatttatgcaTAGAGTGAGttagtaattattaatattcttacaaGTGATGCATTAGacttcattaattaaaaaaataaattttttgttaatgtatttaaaaaattaataacatgaCAAATTAGTCTATATTCATAAAAGGATTAATGAGTTTGTTAGACAAATAAAAACGACGCAAAACAGAAGTAAAAAATAGCAAATAACTGAATttcaagataaatttattaaattcatcaATTGTCTGacgaataaaattttaagtccCTTTTATATGATAACCCTAGCATGTGAAATGACCTATACGGTTAAATTCCATTACTTAATAAGATCCTAATtactgaaataaaaagaaacaaaacgaaaaagaaagcaaacgGCAATCTACTACGGTTGGGCAAATAACTTGATTTAGGTTTTGATCAAACACGAATGATGCCTCCAATTTGATCTGGTGGGATTTGgcgaatcgaatcgaatcgTGATCAAATTGGGTTAacactaaattaattatttaatagggggtttattacataattattttagatataaTCTCAGGAATGGGTAAATAACCTACCCAATCCGATTTGATAGcagtagtttatttttatttttgtttgtttaatttcgtggcagtagttttttttttttttggttgaaaattggtataaaaaatattaaagtggGATAATTACATCAAAATAATCTTCTAACaactaaaatgatttttaaaaaactcaaaataaacaaaaaaacttaaaattaaccCTAATTTGAATATTATCCGAATCCACccgaatttgattttaatccGAATCCAATCTGAACTcaacctaaattttttttctccaatctGCTCCAATCCAAATATAATTCTATTAGATTGAATCGTATTATAAATTTGGATTGAGTTCGGATAAATTTTTACCCATCTTAACCAATTGGAAACCCAGTCCAATCGATCTGAACTCATCCGAACCTGAATTTCTCCACCGATACAATCTACGTAAAAAAAGGTATAGCTTAAGCCAGCCTTCgatattttataattggcATACAAAAACAGCTTATCTCTTTCGCATGCATTAATAGCTTGAAAGTTGAGAAAATGAcgaatttttgtttcttttgctttGCTGATAAATATGAACAGAATTGATAATTTTGCTGCTTGTCCATCTTGTTTTAAGGTCCGTGACAGTTTTATTAGTTGAGTTATAATTTTGAAGAGTGAGTAATACTACtctttcaaaattgaaatataaaatttgttatctaaataatttgacacgtatttaagtaaaatttagaAGCACaacattgaatttaaataaataatatatgttgttttaatttatatttatgcaTAGTAGGTTAGCCTAGTGTGTgtaaaatggaaattaaaagaCATATAAAATTGGCCAAAAGTAGtcccataaaattttattgtaattattaatattcttacaattaaaatattataattcattaactaataaaataaattatttgttaatgtatttaaaaaattaataacatgatAAATTAGTTTGTGTTAGAGTTAGCAAATTGCGGGCTTGAGTCAGCCTTTTTCAAGTATTAGACCAAGCCCAAATAATTTGTTCTCGGCCCAGGCCCTTCCAAAACCCATCCAAACTTAAATGGGTTGGAATTAGGTGGGCCTGAGCCGGGCTTGGgcctataatattttttaaaaataaatttttactaaagttataaataatttaaaaaaacttaaatcaagatgACTATCCAATAGATTAATAGTCAAATGCacaaaataatactaatacaATATACTAAAGAGCCATCAtgcataattaatattaaatggtTGAcgaataaatttattttgattgctATAACAGCACAATAATagttttcatattattttgatttattccTCACTTATTGTCTAACCAATTAATTCCCATAAATtcagaaaaatctattattccTTTCATAGCTCTTACATATTAAACATTTCTCTACTTAAAGATTGTTGGAAAACTATAATTCACATATGTTTGATTTAAGTCAATGACTGTAAaaggaaagaaacaaaatattaattcaagtttcaacagtgacaaaataaataaaaatagaagagTGTATTATTAACAAACCAATATATCCTTATCATTTCtccctaaaagaaaaaaaaatccttataaccaaaaaaggagaaaaataaaaaataaagaacctagtttccaaaaagaaaacctACCACCCGTTTTGGGCCGGGCCGCGTTAAATCGGAATTTATTAAGACTGGCCCAGTTAGCAATTCTAGAAAGTAGAAACATGGGCTATGATGCCTACTATTAATCATTATGAAAACTCCTCCACAATGCCCaggagctttttttttttaatttataattttgccATTAACCAGGCCCATTTAAAGCAGGCTTCAAATTTTAGGGCCATGTCCATGATTTTAGATAGGGACCGGGCTTAGAGCGTGTGGGCTTGGGGCTGCTTTTTTGCCAACCATACTCTATGTTCATATAAGGATTAATGAGTTTGttagacaaataaaaatgatgcAAAACATAAGCAAAAAATAGCAAACAACCGAATTTctagataaatttattaaattgattaaccCTCTCACAAATAAAGTTCTAAGTCCCTTTTATATGATAAACCTAACATGTGCAATTACCTATAAGGGTAAATTGGAATtgcttaataaaattctaattactaaaataaaaagaaaccaaaTAGCAATCTACTAGGGATGGGCAAATAATTCAACTTGACCCGATCCGATCTGAAATTTTGGGTTCTGATTGAATGTGAATGAGGCCTCCAATTCGATCTGCTGGGATTTAATCGAATCATGTTAATactaaattagttatttaatagggggtttattaaattactatttaagatataatcataattaagtaaaatttagaAGCACaacattgaatttaaataaataatatattgttttgaAGCTCACAATTACaggaattgaaaatttatagttgTACTGTAAAGtttgtgttaaattttatcgtTCAAAAGTATGAAAAAAAAGGTGGGAATATTTCTACCCCAACCCACCCcacttctaaaaaatatttacaataaatacagattttttcttataaatacaagtcaacaaaaaaaatttatgcaattaatcaaataaatcattctttttttttcttacttagtttttttctttttactattaaagtaGCTTTAATATAagttctatttaattattttactttatgaCATAAAATGACCCATTGTTGTATCTAATACTTTAGGTACTTGATTTTGTGACTTATGATCTAACTTCTTAAATGAAGTCTAgtgatttttaatattttacctgtaaatgacataaatttgatagcctaataatttaatgagtaTTTTCTCATAAAGACATtatgttagtttaattaaaaattaataatcatactaataaagtagaattaactatttagaaacaatgaattttgtataaaattaaaaaattgttgaagttaaattaaatttttgatatttttattaaaaattaataatcatactaataaagtagaattaactatttagaaacaatgaattttgtataaaattaaaaaattgttgaagttcaattaaatttttgatatttttaccctttaagggtaaaatagtcaattcAAATTTAGGTTGAAGCAATcttattagttaaatataataaaaacatctaagttacaacaaaataaattaagataaatttaattgattaatgtttctgaatttttctttatttgaactttttgtaattattctcTAAAAGTGTGATGAATTTACAGAAATTATGGGGTGGAAATATTGCCACAAAGgtgttttatttatacaatATTGTACACTATTTTTTCACTACCAAATATAGATTTAGAGCATGTGTcctttttttaagtattatttaatattaattattgcatttgatacaaatcaaatattatattttttaatttatgttttaactgaaaaatgaaaaagatgctCAACTCCACTGCAGACAATCATATTTTACTAAGAAATCTAAATAATCgattaatataaatactaaaatatttattagtagACAATATACCAATAgcacattatttattattaaaaaagaaagctgCTCAAGCGCAGTAAAGGCCCATATATTATACTAACAAGTTACTTGCTGCCACACATAATAACACGTCAATACTAGACTCTTTTAACTGCCCAAGATAATGCAAAGGCCACGGAGTCCCcactaagaaaacaaaatcaaaagcaaaaacaagcaATTCAAGCGACACTGCGCTTATGTTACCACCTGAGACAAATCTCAAGTGGAAACcttattctaaaaattaattcaagcCAAGCTGTAATATTTTGCTCACTCGGGGCAGCAATGGTACATGAAGAACATCTCCATGTCGCGGCCACAGTCTGCGCACTGCACCGTCCCTGGAATTGCCCCATTAACGCCGGCAAGGATAAGACGATTGCAATGCTTTCCAGGGTGAATTTTTTGCAGATAATTGTTGAGTGCTTGAATAAAACCGTTTCGAAGAGCATCATCTTGCCATTCATGAAATTTTTCCATGCAATCTATAGCCGCCGTGCCCTTAGCCCTTGCCGTTTCTTGTGTTTTTCCCCTCCAAAATATTGCCCATCCTTGATCACTGCtgtttgggagaaatacgtcgacgagaccaggcatggtgagcagatatctgatggcagagttctgcgaaccggtaTGTCCCGTAAAAGCCTGGTGCGCGGGGGAATaggagcagaaatatcctgctcatccgcgagcacgtcatccgcgaggtcaatttcctgtaagaggcataaggccattccggctcgaggtcgagaggcgaggagacccaaCCGACGGCAGCTGGCAAGACAGGCTccccagcccgagaatctaggcacgacagccacgctttccccagaaccgtggcgtaacacgcaagatcccgcgtttgcccataacgcagcagtcagAGCCCCATACCGTCTCGGAAAAAGCGGAAGACTGGGATTCAggggaagcctataaaaaggaagccaacgaaggtaaggGGGTTGGCATTTTTGgagattaaaacaaaaagcaattttgattctaaaagagagaaaaataaccTAACAGCCATAACatttgtggcaagcgttccccgaaccttcatatctgacttgagcgtcggagggtttgcgccgggaaaacaaccggcgtaccctgacttgtctgtgtgcgcaggaacctctggagaagaagcctcGCGAGGAGACCCCCTGGTCGTGaagaagttgatcgagcagacatcctggtcgtagaacgaggagtaccggaatctcgcatcaacgaCTGCCATCAAAACTAAGTAGTGTCATCATCTCTCGCATTATGTTGTCTTTTTCTACAGACATGCCATGTTGCAGTTTCCAGTAGAGCATTCTCTCCAATCGTGCCCAAAAGAACCACATTTTTGTGGCATCAATCACGATATGACTCGATTCCGTCTTAGTGATGCTGCTGCTGATTTCTTCCAGTCGCttctttgcatttttctttccaacATAAGCCATTCCCCAGTTAATTTGAGCTTTACTTGCTACATCTTTTGCTGAGTTTCTGAATTTTCTGATCCACGCCTCATCGTTACCTCCGTACAAGCATATGAATCTCTCTTCTTTCATCTGATAAAAGTACATTACATTTCAgtattaataatgttaatatCACATTGACATACTAATATTGTTCgatgaaattaattgaaatgtaAGTACCCATTCAAGTATGGTTGCATCAATGTCACCAACAAGTAGCTCAAGTGTCCAGGGCTTTTCCTTCCAAAGTGCTTCTTCCGTTTCAGCAGTGAAAGGGAAGGCCGAAATTCCCCATATCCACAACGTGTGGAAAGCATTTTGGTTCAAAATCCTCCCTTGTGGATCCACTGACACTATGATCGCCTTCTTTGAGTACTTCCATTCCTCTTTGACGTACTTAATGACTGCAGGTTGAATCATCGCAGGATCTTGGATAGAGTACCATGGCATCCTTTTTTGTAGATTCTTAAATTTGTCCAAGGCTTGTTGCCTATCAATTGATCCGTCCACAATTGGAAGCCACACAATTCTACACTCTTTGCTTTCTTTGAGGTCTTTATACATATTactaagaaacaaaatttcttCTTGGGAAATATCATCAGGGCGCGAGATAAGTAATAACACATGCTTTTTCTTCAATACGTGAATTTGAACCTGTTTGCATAGATAGAAGTCTATTGTTTCAAATGCAATAACGGAGTTAATTTGTAGCCGGAAAAATGCATGTATAGAAAAGAATTTGGCAACAAACCGTGGTCCTGGTTTCACCATCCACAAGATCCTCAGCATAAATCAATGCTCTCAGAACCTTAATATTGTCCCGGTTATGTTTTCCAAGAATGCGCACGAGATtattatattctttaatttgccTAATCTTATCTGCGTCCATGGTAAGGATATATCAGAGGTGAAAAAACATTATAACTGGAACTTTCAAAGAGGGCAGAGATCAAACTTCCTAAATGTACATTCTTAAGGGCTCACCAATTTGTTGACGCCAAAACTCAATTTGCTTCGTGAGGTTCTCGGACACGTGTATGTTGCTGACCTTATAAGTCAACGTTGATAGTTCCAATTCATGGGTGGTTGATGGAGTGTACCTGAAATATAGTGACAGAGTtggtatatatatacatgtatgaATGGTGATTAAATTGTGTTTGTAGATGCCTTACAAGCCTCTGAAGCTTAAAATTCGTGAATTGCAAGCTACAATACTTCGAAAGGTCCAATATGCAGCATGGTAATGATCCTGGTCCATGGACATTGCTTTTCCGTCATTTGAAATATATCGAGAAGGTAGCTGCTTGAACTCAACAATGCAATTTGTTAAATCCAACATGGCCCCGATGAGATTGTTGAGTTCATCAAATTGGGGCTTTAAAGCGTCATAACCCGTTGGAATTTCTGGCAGTTGCTTAAGCACAGCCACAGAGTTGGCAAGTGAGTTCTGCGTGCAGAGCTGAGCAACAAGCCAGAATTCCCCGTAATTCACAGCAAAAGCTGCTAAGGATAGCACCATTTTTGCATCCCACGAGTAGCTGGAAAGAGTCTTGAATAAAGCCATAGTTGTTGCAAGTGCATCTCCTCCTCCCTTGCATGATATCTGAAGGTACATGTATGCAAATTTAATGTCAGGGCATTTTTCAACACATTTCAAGGTCAACGTTCATAATTAAAAGCAGAATTAATATTAGACTTGTagacatctttttcttttcttgcttAAGTTACAAAAAAGTAGTAGAAGctaaagcaaaaaagaaagaaagtgagAAACTGCACTCTGAGATATAGAAGACTTAACTCCTGTTTGGGATTAAGGTGTTtatcttttaagttacagttgttatggaaaaaaaaactatagtTATGAAAcctaatttaataatatgtggtaaatataaattttaaataataattttaacaaaattattaaacatataataaattttttattaagtaaaaaatcatattaatataacttttaagttataataactagtatttattttagtactgtaattcaaaaattacGGTGTCTAATCGAAATCTCAAACGCATCTTTAAAAATGTCTAAGTAACAGTCGTATATCCAATGCATTCAAAAGTAGCAAGTAATCAAAAATTACCTCACAACAGATTTTGTGTATTATATCAGACAATGGTTCAGGCGTACTGAAAGCAGCCAGGCTTTTATTATCGTGCAATGCGTCCATATGTTCACGTTTGCCCTACGAAAATGGCCACCAAATTACATTCATTATCATACGCTGTGCTAGTGAATTGATTGGCATAATTAACAGTATAGAAGAATGAGATTAAAATTTACGTTGGGTACTCCATCAATATTGCTAGGAGTGGCAGTGGCACGACGAAAAATATCTTCAATGATACTGAGAATAGGTCTAACATCAACTTCATGGCCAGCCGGAGCATGGTTTGCCAGAACTTGTTTCATCATCTTTGCACTGTCATCGGATGCTGAGATCATCCGGAGGTCGTTTCTCAGGGCCATTTCCTGGATTTCTGGAGGCTATGTGATGTGGCAAACACTACCTTACAATCAATGTATGGTACATCCCTCACTCATGAACAGTGAATGAGTGGGACTCACTCACTGTTCATGTGAGGGATATACCgtacatttattataaggtAGTGGGATCCATGTGATGTGGGTGTTTGTTTCTCTAGTGATTCAAGCGTGTGACAATTTTTGTGTGATTTATGCCAAGATTTACTTCTGCTGCGTGTCTTTATATATCAATTTTCTCAATACTAAGCGACAAAGGTTGGGTCGTTACGCTGTTTTGAAGTGGGTGTTTGTTTCCCTAGTGACTCAAGCGTGTGACAGATTTTGTGTGATTTTTGCCAAGGTTTACTTCTGCTGCGTGGTCtttttatatcaattttcTCTATACTAAGCGACAAAGGCTGGGGCGTTACGCTGTTTTGCTGTTCACGCGATGAATGATTACGACTTTTTAGAGCATTCCATTTGCTGGATTTCAGGAAGCCATGTGATGTGGGTGTTTGTTTGTCTAGTCACTCAAAAGTGTG encodes:
- the LOC127901329 gene encoding uncharacterized protein LOC127901329 isoform X2; translated protein: MAVVDARFRYSSFYDQDVCSINFFTTRGSPREASSPEVPAHTDKSGYAGCFPGANPPTLKSDMKVRGTLATNVMAVRLPLNPSLPLFPRRYGALTAALWANAGSCVLRHGSGESVAVVPRFSGWGACLASCRRLGLLASRPRAGMALCLLQEIDLADDVLADEQDISAPIPPRTRLLRDIPVRRTLPSDICSPCLVSSTYFSQTAVIKDGQYFGGEKHKKRQGLRARRL
- the LOC127901329 gene encoding protein SIEVE ELEMENT OCCLUSION B-like isoform X1, whose protein sequence is MYKDLKESKECRIVWLPIVDGSIDRQQALDKFKNLQKRMPWYSIQDPAMIQPAVIKYVKEEWKYSKKAIIVSVDPQGRILNQNAFHTLWIWGISAFPFTAETEEALWKEKPWTLELLVGDIDATILEWMKEERFICLYGGNDEAWIRKFRNSAKDVASKAQINWGMAYVGKKNAKKRLEEISSSITKTESSHIVIDATKMWFFWARLERMLYWKLQHGMSVEKDNIMREMMTLLSFDGSR
- the LOC127901440 gene encoding uncharacterized protein At5g01610-like translates to MEKFHEWQDDALRNGFIQALNNYLQKIHPGKHCNRLILAGVNGAIPGTVQCADCGRDMEMFFMYHCCPDGDSVAFALSWAVKRLVSEEKKEIKWKRLTKVGTFWVSKKAKEELSHITQDLSICSLSNTLEEKAKLIFSMLKGKPLKALPDLLRECNIPPGLFPRNITCYDFDESRSKLIVYLPSPCAVSFKDSSVVRYATRVKGTLSRGKLSGVEGMKIKVLVWVKVTGVAVESYKSDKLWFTAGVKVSRPKDAYEMLRDAIRVEQY